The nucleotide sequence TGTGTTCTGAGTGCTTCTCCGAGATTATTGAGGACaatcgagaacaagaaatGCTCTGAAGACGTGGCTCTGGCATGCTGGAGAGTCTCAACAGCGCCGTTAAGGTCCGCAAGAGCTTGGAGGTAGTGATATCGAAGAGCAAGGGCTTGTGACAAGGTCAAGTCCAGTGATATCAAGACATCCACAGGTAAGCTTTTGTCCTTAGCCAAGTCTCTCGCGTCTGATGCGTATCTGACAGCTAGCTGAATATTTTCCAAATCGCCGAACCTCTCTGACTTCGAAATGTAGGCCGAGCTTGCTGAAAGCAACATTGCAATTCGAAGGGTTACATTGCTATTTGGCACCATGGCACTCAGTCCCTCGAGGGCTGAATCTAGACAGATCTGCAGATCCGCCTCATTTCCTGTCGCATCATATCTGGTCTGGCAGATCCCGCTCAAGTTGTTCAAATATCCAGGGTAGTCTGCTCCTCTAGGCGGCTGGCGTTGCACAATGATCCTCGCCAACTCAACGGCCTcgtcaagcttctccatcCCGCCTCGGGACCGGAAGTCGGTCCACAAGGCGAGGGCCAAGGCACTGGCGCAGGTGCAATGACTCGGAGAATTTTCACTTGCTAAAAATTGACGAGCCAACATAACGGATGTGTCGATATCTTGCGGATCCTTCAAATGCTCAAACCTCTTTCGGAAGAGTGTGGACATTGTTCCTGTTGCCTGAGATTGGCGCTTCCAGATAACATCGGGGATGGCATGATCCTCACTCTCGTAATTGATTGCAGTGCTGTAAGCATGTAGTGCAAGGTCAAAGTCTTGATCAGACCTAGTAGCTTCATATTTGTCTTCTAGCAGGTCCAATGCCATCGCTGCAGAACGGCTTTGAACTTCGAGGGGAAGGTTTTCGTTATTCATTGCCTGCTGAAGCAAGTCGATGGTAACGGTCAAGTCATCAATGGCGCCGTCAGCCTTGATTCCTGACCTGACAAATAATGAAAGGTTTTGCATTCCGTCCAGCCAATCTGTATCTTGATGTGCAGTCGCTCCGACGACTTGAAAGCCTATCTCAATTGCCTCATGGAGATCATCTACTTGCCCATTCCAATGATAATTGTGGTGAAGCGCGCTTGCCAGGGCCATGCTTTCGATCAGGGCATTTTCTGTGCCTTTACTAGCAAGCTCGACTGCCTCTCTCGTATTTCGAATGGCATCTTGTAGCATATCTCCTTGAAAGGTCTTTTCGTACTGTGTAAGCTGATAGTTGGCAAGGTTTGTCAACCTGATAGCCCGGTAGTTTGTGTCATCTCCAGTCGCACCCAGGGCACTCTCAGCATGCGAAATAGCTTTGAGTAACTCCGGTAGCTGAGACGTGTTTTCAGACTTGATATAGTAGAGATTTGCAATCTGGTCGTAGTGTCTGGGCTCTGCTATGTTCCGCCCAACGTCTAAAACTTCCTCGATCCTGCCAAAAGCTTCAGTTGAatcatcctcagcagcatAATAGCTTGTCTGCGCGGCTATGAGCTCCAGAAGATTGTCGAAGTACTCAGGTGCCGTCTCGTCATCATGCTTGACTGCCTCCATCACGGCAAGATGAGTCTGAGCTATGGCTTGCTGTATATCACTTGGAGTCAAGGTTGACTCAAATCGCGAGTTATAGAATTGGCCCAGGTTATTGAGAATCCGGGCCCGACTGGAGTGTTCCGGGCCCATTCGAGCGAGGGACTCACACTCGTAGACGATGGCCTCCTCAAGATCAGATGAATTCCCAGTTAGTCCATATCTGTCATGTAAGTACACGCCCAGATCCGCCAGTACAGTTGGTAATTGGGTGTGATCGTTGACGATTTTAAGACATCCAATCGCCTGAGTTAGCGTGTCTACATCGTCGTCGAGTTGGAAGCGGGCATAGGCGTCTCGGCCGGCGTGCGCAAGATCTGCTATGCTGACGTGAGGCATtatgagatgttgaagattgtTTTTTGATTATAACTTGTAAGTTTGGAAGAAGTGTCAAGGATGGTTCATCTACAAGAGCAGCCCGGGAATACGAAAATGAAAAGTAGCTTTAGGGACCATCCTTTAGATAGCCCATCTTAACCATCCCATCTTTGACGCCATAAGGTTCTCGACCCGCCACATTGCACTTGATCCAATAGTTTCGCGCCTCTGGCGATCCTCGTGCCAAGATAGCGACGAGTAATGCAGGCTATATAACCCAGTGGCGTGCGGCTGAACTTGACGATCGGCAAGAAGATGCCGCGCAACCCCGCAGCTGAGACGTAATTCTTTCAGTAGACCGGCACGGGATACATGATAAGTATTCTGTCTGTTGTAATCAGAATTTTCGGCATCTTCAAATTTACATCATTAAAAACTGCCAATCAGCGTCCCCTGTTGTCATTGGAAATGCCATTACCACTCGTACTCATCAGTAATCCTATTGATTTGGGGAAAATCAAGCTTGGCAACCTAGTGCCTAACGTCAGTCAGCCTCATATCGACGCCTTTGAGCCAATCACCCTACCAGAGGATGCAATACACGTGTCTGAGCAGCTAGACTTCCGAACACGCATTGAACAAAACAAAGGATCAACCTTGGAGGCCACTCTTACTCAGCTTCTTTCGGGGTCTTGGAACAACTCTCATGCGCATGTGCTCAATCTTTCGGCGTGCAAGGCCATGTGCTATGAGGTCAAGAGTCCTCTCGCCTTCTTCAAAGAGATCATATCTCAAGATCGCACGCGACTGAGATTACAAGACGCCATCGGCAACGGCCACAAGATGTACGTGATCACTGCTCTTCGGACTGTGATAAACGCTGAGGTATCCCAATCAATCTCGACCTCGAAGGATATTTCTACAGGGGTTGGTGTTCCACTGGGCGCCATCCTAGCAGGCGGTATCGACCCTACAGGTGGACTGGCGGATATACAAGGAAATATAGGGAGGGGCAACAGCGCACAGCAGACACAGGTATACCTATCTCCAACAGAACAGGTGTATGCTGTTGGCTACAGACGTATTGGATTCAAGTGGTTTGCTAGCAAAAGAATCGACAGCGCTTTCTTGGATGTCAAGAATAGGTGGAAGGTCATGGGTGAGGAGATGATGGgtgatgaggacgaagatgaggaggacatCATCGAGGCGGACTTGGAGGAGACactcgacgatgatgacattGGCGGAGTTGAGACAATATCGTATTGATTATTTCTGTGACTAATTAAGATACGAATGGTTGAGATTATGCGCCCATCAGTAATCCCAAATGATGCCATCATAACCTCAGGGTCTGAGCCACAATATCAACACCACCCAACGATATGTACATTTGCACAGATCTCACGACTGGTTTGCCGCTCCAGCTGAAGTCTACAAAAGGCCCAAAATGACCACAGTTTAGTTATGAACTCGGTGCTATGATGACCAGTACTTCATCGCACTGGAGCCAGGAAAGCCTACTATCATCACCCATCGGTTCCTTCGATCTGCTGGCCTTGAAGGTGATCGATTCTTCAAGCCCAGACACAGGTACCAACTTAAAGTGCGTGATAatgaggaggctgagtgGTGGCGCTatggaaggaaggaagatgTAATGTCGCCTCCTGACCAGTTTTCATCAAGGGTAGGCTGTGAAGATCCGAGTGGTTCGCCGATCAAATTGATTCCTATTGATCCGGTTGAGTTTGAGGTTGAATGAGGCTGGAAAAACTCTTTTATAATCAACTGTTCCGCCGCCATCGTACATGAATTGAAATGCTCTCAGGCGACAACAGCCTTATACGTTAGTGGCTGCGTATGGACTTCTGCGCCTTATTTCAGGACCGTACTTCCAGAACAGAAGCGGCGCGGGCATAAGCAACATTGCAATGCGCCCTAGAACTGTCATCGTCCAATGGACTCCAATACCTCCATACATCGGCAGCGCAGCCATAACCATTCCGCCAGCGATTAGGTAACGGGACATGGTAATACTTCCCAAGGCTATAGCGGAATGCTCACCGTAACTATCAGTGATGTACTCATAGCTACTGACATAGATAGATGTCAGCACGATTCCGAAGAGGAAGCAAGTCCCAAGTCCGTTCCAGATGGAAATTGCGGAATAGTTAGTCCAGCCGAGCCAAAATAGTGCGATCCGGAGGAACGGAGACGTCACAATGGCTGGCCAGAGCCTGAGCTCTGGCTGTATAGATGCTCCTCTAACCCGTTCGGTATGTTGTCTTGCCCACTCGTAGAGTCCAGGTCCACAAAGAGCAAAGGCCGTAGCCCCCGCGGCAATGGCAGCGAAGCATGAGATTTGGTACTCGGGCTTGAGTTTGTACGTCTCTTTGAAGATGTAGTCAAAGCCTGATAAGAAACTAAAGAGCAGAATATACAGCAGGACGAGGTAGAGACCTAGTACAATGATGACCGGTTCGCTGCGGAAGAAGGTTGCAGGTAGCGGGAGCGTTTCTCTCATTTGCTTCCAGAATGAGTGCTTCTGCTCATGTTGTGAGATGTATAGTTGATCACCTGTAACGCGACGAAGCTCTTTCGCTTTCCACGATAGAATCAGAGGAAAGTATGTTTCGGGCAGGAATAGTAGGGCGACTATAAAGGCAGCCCCAGAAATCATCAGAGTTATCCATTCTGCCCATCGCCAACCCAGGTTTGGGTTAGAGACAATCCAGCCGCTTGCAATAGGTGTAATCACAGGGGTTATCCCGATGTTAACAATCATGCTTCAGCCTCTGCACATCGAGATTGACTTACTCGCCACATTTGTCCAAGCAACAATCGGAAACACCAGTTCTCTCTTGACTGGTCTGAAATGGTCATTCACACTCGCTCCATTGATGATTAATGTCGCACTTGCCGATAAGCCCACAAAGAATCGACAAACGACTTGCCCACCAAATGTAGGTGTCGTGGCCGATCCAACAAGGAAGCAGAGATAGAATGCCGTAGCCACCAAATACGTAAGATTTCTTCCAACAGTTTCAGATATGGGTTCAGCGAACAACGCCCCGGTTCCGACGCCGAAGAGAAACATGGCTGTGGCGAGATTCTCGGCCACTTGACTAACACCAAACTCCCCACTGGCCGCTGAATTCCCCATCGAGATTGCAGAACCAGCCCAGCATTGCGTGAATACCAGAGCGCAAATAATGAAGATATTCTTCGCTCGTGCTGGTCGCGACCAGTTCAATGGATTCAGAGGATCGTCCTCGCATGTGCTTCGGACTTGAAAGGAACTCTCGCTATGATCTTGTTGACTTCCTCCTTCGGAGGTTCTTGTGTTTTTGCGAGGTGGAAATGGCCGTTCTTTCAGAGAAGGTCTGGCGTACTCAATTGACTCAGTATGGTTTCGGTGGTCTAATCTTACTTGAGTGGCGATCTGTCGGCGCTGGACGTATGACCACATTCTGGAAGCTGCTGAGATGATCCCTCAATCAAGGGCCGAAAATTCATCGTCATATCTAAAGCTTGGGTATCGCGCTATTTTAAGTCAGCTGCTAGTTGTAGGGTCATGTTGCGTGAtggcttgctcttcttggtgtcAAGATTGGCATGATAACGCGACTGTTACATGTAAATGAGATCATCGATTACCCCCAAACACGGCCACTATTTTTGTCAGATACTGACTATATCAGGTCCAGGTTATTAATCATGCGTAACTTCCATGCTTTGATGTACTTCTTAGTCTCTTAAGCAGGGCATGCGTATATTCGCGCCCCATGATCTTTGGGGCAACCCTTCCCCCTAGATTTCCAACAACACCCCAACGGAGCTGTCTTCCTAACTTCAAACGATGCATCATTCAGGAAGCGAAATGAAATTTCAGCAAGCCCTATAGCAGGAGCGTAGACCGGCTGACGTTGGTATGCACCTCGAATGAGACGTGTGTCGAGAGTCGCATCCAGAGTCTTTCGAAAGTCAGGATCCCAGATACTATCGCCGTAGATTACAAGTTCATTGATAGTCTGTGGCACTTGTATACCGTAAAAGTCGTAGACGAATGGGGGTTTAATAATCTCTTGGAGGGCATGCTGGAGCAATGACGCCTTATCAGTAGCGTTTTCAGTTCCAGTATAAGGATGATAATTGCGGCGGAGAGATTGCACTAAGCCTTCCTCCTGGTAGATCAAAGCGAGGTCAAAACCATATTCGCTGTTATCGGTGACAAGAAGGAGACTATCAGGTTCACCGAAATCGCCTTCGTGCAACCACTTGCTAAAAAGAGCAAGTGCAGGAGGGTAAGGTCGCTCAGCCCAGATTTCCACAAGCCCGATCTGTCGGACTACTTCAGTAACAATATTACCGAGGTAGTCATGGTTTCTCTCTTCCACAGACACAGCGACTTGGACGAAACATATAGAGTTGCCAAGGTATGCCTCGACCGCTGCCTTTAGACCTCTCAGTACCGGCTCCAGTGCGGCTTTATCCGTTTCCTCGGTGGTTTTGTTCTGTACCCGGAGTCCTCCATTGTGGCCCCATAGCTGGAATACTGGGCTCTGTAGATCCCCCGACCGGTCCGATGCTGCAAACGAAGTATTCTGTCGTAGCATGAAGTCCTTGTATGCTGGTGTACCTTCTACTCTCGCGATAGCTGCAGTTGAGCGATttccgaagaagatggccgcGGTTCCATCGAGGGTTACTAGTTAGTTGACTATCGAAGCACGGTAGTGTGATGGTTGATGGACTCACCCATGGTCAGGAGTCAGGACGAACGCTATACCGGGAGCCTCTAGGTCGCTGTATTTTCTTATGTCACGCACAAAGGATGCAATTGGTATGACAGCAAGGTTACTAATAATCGTGATCGTCAAGACGAGGGCAAGCTGCCAGAGTGTGCGAAACATGGTGGCTTTTTTCCAAGCGTCAGTTGGGACGAggacagaagaagcagaggagaATCGGAAATCTGGTGCGCGGTGGCAAAGCGACATGGGAAGCTTAGAAAAGGCCAGGTTAACTAAATGTTAGCGCGTGATAATAATTCCAGGAGCACGTGATGATGGGATAATAAGGTTTTGCCCACAAGATAAATGTATTCAGGTGTTATCATTAATGCGCCACCTTGACTCAAGTCGCTGCGATATAGTTCAGGCAACGGGAAGGAAACTCTCCATCCCGTGCTCCAATCAAAAGGACAAGCCCGAGGCACGGATAGGAGGCTTTGTCATAGTCATAAGCCTGTTTCGAATCCTCCTGCTTGAAAAAGTGATACCTCAACTTCGCCAAATCTCACTcctcatctttcttcttatACTCAAGCTCTTCTACAGGGATAGCTGCGGAAGATCGTTCAGACTCAAGACGCAGTTCTCGCTTATGCAGGAAGTCGGCAAATACTCTTGTGTGAATGATCAGCATTGCAACTCCCTTCTGTAAATCAGGAACAGCGCCATTGGACAACTCTAGTTATCTCAGTCTTTTAAAAAGGCAATTAAAGCGACAGCGGTGCAGCTGGGTAGCAAGTCATTCCCGTGTTGCGTGACCCCGACAGTGGTCGAATGACGAAACGTCTGACCATTCCTTCAGCCTTGTTCGCCATTCGACTATGACAGTGATGCATAGTAGAGCTATCACGTATGTAGATGAAGGCCTTTAATCCTATTTCTTTCTGTACGATTTAAATGAAGACCAGCACTATAACTGAGCAGTAAGATCACGTATATAATGCGTCTTCAAACATACTCATCTCCTTCTACCATACCATAGTGGCCATCCGATTTCACAGCTCCTCGTCTGTGGCATTTGGTTGAATATCGCCAAGGCTCATGATAGTAGCTTCCTTGTCTTTCTGCTCGTATCTCGGTGGCTTCGGAAACACCTTGGTCACTTGGAAGAAATATAAACAATTGGCGAGCCATGCGTAGGTGTCAGCGTTTGTGCTTGATCGTGTCGCTCCACCTCCGGATTCGGATTTGCGTTGTTTAAGCTGTGCCATTGGTAAGATAAAGTCAGCAAAAGGCGTCCTAAACTTAGGCCAAGTTACCCAAGTCATTGTAAGGTTTGGGATTGAGATCctaagttttatttcctcccctggCGAGGTTGAAATGGTCTTGGGCATGAGTATGGCAGGAAAACACTTCTGTGGCATATGAGCACGATAATGTGATTCATTAGTCTAACTGCCTTGCATTGTTCAGTGATCTGATTCTCATGCCCTATCAATCTATAATTCCCTGGGGAAGGAATGCTACAAAGTCAAGAGGTGCCAATTCCGCGCCGTCCGCCTTTCCTACGACCTTGAAGATATCCCCTTGCTTAATTTGCACGTTTGGGAACGTGATACGCGCTTTGGAGGCACCATCTGGTTCTGTCGTTGCTGCGCGACTGAGAGTTGTTTCCAAATTGCCAACCCACTTCCCCAACAGTTTGCCGTTCAGGTACGCTTCCCACTGCGAAGTCCCACCAAGAATATCAAAGTATACGACTGCGATGTCATATCTCCCAGGCTCAAAGTCAAGTTTTGTACTTGCCGTAGCTACTGTACTGTTACCGATTGTTTCGAGTGCAGTGGCATTAGAGGCAGACTCAATAGGGTCCAACACGGCCGTCTTGTATCCGCTGTAAGACATGGCCTCGGCTTCTATGCGCCATGGATAGTGTCCAGCACGTCCTGCTTCATCAGGGATCCCTGTAAGGTTGTGATAATAGTCCACTATGGAGTCTCTCCATACGATCGAATGGCCGGCTTGGAAAGTGAGCTGGAAAAGTACAGACTTGAAgcgttcttcatcaacatatCTTTGAGCTCCCATCCAAATCTTCGGAAAAGTATGCGCCGTTTCGGCCCCAGCATAATGAGCATCGTACATATGTTGGATCACCGTTTTTCCAGTTGGAAGCTTGTGTGTGTAGTTGACGTGGTGATACCATAAGATCATGTTTGTCGGTGTGGTTTCTATGTGTTCGAATTTCTTCGCAAGTGCGGGGGGGTATTGACCAGAGAAGCCTGTACCGTTCGACACAGTGCGATCCATACCGATAGAGAATGAATCAGAACGAGTCCAAATGCCATAAGGGTTGTCATCGCCAGCACGAACATTTGGCCCGAAGTGGTTATTCGTGACATCTGTAAGGGTTGGCAGTCCCAGGTCTCCACTACTGTAGTTCAGATATGCTGGCCACGATTCCATGGCGATGCGCGTGACGATATCTGTGACTTGGGGATGAAGACCGAAAGTCAGATGGCTCCATGATTTGATAATTACTTCGGGATCATCGGTCGGGTCCCAGGCCAAGCGGCCAAACGCGTAAAGGTTGGACATGGAAAGATGGCTACCAGTCCACGTCTGACTCATCCCCACATTCGCTACGCCCGAAAACGCTCCGATGCGACGGTTGAACCGCTTCCCCGAGATGATGTCTCGCACAAACgatggctcatcatcaacacgaAGATCAGTATCTAATATCTCTTTCCAGAGAGGAGCCAAGTAGACCGTATGCGCTTGCTGTCCCAGATACTCTTGTGCGATCTGGAGTTCAATACCAGCGTTGGCGTTCTTGAAGTACCCAAATAAGGGATGTGCAGGTTCCCGGACTTGGAAATCAAGTGGACCGTACTTCATTTGGAGGACAATATTATCATGGAACTTTCCATCGAGACCCTGGAACGCGTTGTACGCTTCTGCAGAACGATCTGCTTTCCAGTCGGTGATATTGAGCATCTCATACACAAACGTGCGGAATAGGACGATTCCGCCATGCGGTTTGAGGACATCGCCGAAGAGATTAGCTCCCTGGGCCAGCGTGCGGTTGTAGGTGAGTGGTCCTGGTTGTCCTTCTGAGTTCGCCTTGACAAGGTATCCTGCAAAGTTTGGAATCTCATGATAGATCTTGTTTGTGACGTCTTCCCACCAGGAGATAACAGATGGCTCTAGCGGATCGAACGTCGATAGCCCACCCAAAAGCTGCGGGGAAGCAAAGTTGAGCGCAAGGCCAATCTGCACGCCGTACGGCTTTAGTATAGCCGCGATTTTGCCAAGTCAACGAATGTTGTCCGGTTTCAGGGTGATGGGGTTGGCGTTGACGTTTGTCAGGATGGCACCGTTTATACGTATTGATGCAAGTAACCGACCGTACTGCTTCACGCGGGCCCTGTCAGGCATGGTCTTGTTTTctgcgaagaagatggattTGCCTCCATAGCCACGTTCAATAGTACCATCCATGTTATCCCACTCGTTGGTCCATCGGATAGCGTTGGTCGGATTGGAGACGTAGGAGATGTCTGAGAAGTTGGCTTGGGAAAGCATGGATGCGTATTCAAAGGCACCGTAGAGTGCGCCCCTCTCATTTTGGCCGACGATCTTGACAGATGCACCTTTAATACTTAGccaatattatattaa is from Fusarium musae strain F31 chromosome 4, whole genome shotgun sequence and encodes:
- a CDS encoding hypothetical protein (EggNog:ENOG41), with the protein product MVTLDGTAAIFFGNRSTAAIARVEGTPAYKDFMLRQNTSFAASDRSGDLQSPVFQLWGHNGGLRVQNKTTEETDKAALEPVLRGLKAAVEAYLGNSICFVQVAVSVEERNHDYLGNIVTEVVRQIGLVEIWAERPYPPALALFSKWLHEGDFGEPDSLLLVTDNSEYGFDLALIYQEEGLVQSLRRNYHPYTGTENATDKASLLQHALQEIIKPPFVYDFYGIQVPQTINELVIYGDSIWDPDFRKTLDATLDTRLIRGAYQ
- a CDS encoding hypothetical protein (EggNog:ENOG41); this encodes MLSQANFSDISYVSNPTNAIRWTNEWDNMDGTIERGYGGKSIFFAENKTMPDRARVKQYGRLLASIRINGAILTNPYGVQIGLALNFASPQLLGGLSTFDPLEPSVISWWEDVTNKIYHEIPNFAGYLVKANSEGQPGPLTYNRTLAQGANLFGDVLKPHGGIVLFRTFVYEMLNITDWKADRSAEAYNAFQGLDGKFHDNIVLQMKYGPLDFQVREPAHPLFGYFKNANAGIELQIAQEYLGQQAHTVYLAPLWKEILDTDLRVDDEPSFVRDIISGKRFNRRIGAFSGVANVGMSQTWTGSHLSMSNLYAFGRLAWDPTDDPEVIIKSWSHLTFGLHPQVTDIVTRIAMESWPAYLNYSSGDLGLPTLTDVTNNHFGPNVRAGDDNPYGIWTRSDSFSIGMDRTVSNGTGFSGQYPPALAKKFEHIETTPTNMILWYHHVNYTHKLPTGKTVIQHMYDAHYAGAETAHTFPKIWMGAQRYVDEERFKSVLFQLTFQAGHSIVWRDSIVDYYHNLTGIPDEAGRAGHYPWRIEAEAMSYSGYKTAVLDPIESASNATALETIGNSTVATASTKLDFEPGRYDIAVVYFDILGGTSQWEAYLNGKLLGKWVGNLETTLSRAATTEPDGASKARITFPNVQIKQGDIFKVVGKADGAELAPLDFVAFLPQGIID
- a CDS encoding hypothetical protein (EggNog:ENOG41) produces the protein MPLPLVLISNPIDLGKIKLGNLVPNVSQPHIDAFEPITLPEDAIHVSEQLDFRTRIEQNKGSTLEATLTQLLSGSWNNSHAHVLNLSACKAMCYEVKSPLAFFKEIISQDRTRLRLQDAIGNGHKMYVITALRTVINAEVSQSISTSKDISTGVGVPLGAILAGGIDPTGGLADIQGNIGRGNSAQQTQVYAVGYRRIGFKWFASKRIDSAFLDVKNRWKVMGEEMMGDEDEDEEDIIEADLEETLDDDDIGGVETISY
- a CDS encoding hypothetical protein (EggNog:ENOG41); this encodes MTWLKQRKSESGGGATRSSTNADTYAWLANCLYFFQVTKVFPKPPRYEQKDKEATIMSLGDIQPNATDEEL